Proteins encoded in a region of the Methylobacterium radiotolerans JCM 2831 genome:
- the mutM gene encoding bifunctional DNA-formamidopyrimidine glycosylase/DNA-(apurinic or apyrimidinic site) lyase — MPELPEVETVRRGLAPALVGARFSRVTLRRANLRFPFPERFAARLEGRTVTGLARRAKYLTAALDSGETLVMHLGMSGRFDVALPDGSNLSPGDFYLEGAQGTPKHDHVVMAMSTGATVTYNDARRFGFMDLVPSAELAACRHFARMGVEPLDGLTGAVIARLFRHKIAPLKAALLDQRLIAGLGNIYVCEALHRARLHPEAPAGSLARPDGRPTPEANALAKAIVQVLEEAVKAGGSTLRDYAHTDGSAGAFQHAFRVYDRVGLPCSRPGCAGAITRIVQANRSTFFCATCQPPG, encoded by the coding sequence ATGCCGGAGCTTCCCGAGGTCGAGACCGTGCGGCGGGGATTGGCGCCCGCCCTGGTCGGCGCGCGCTTCAGCCGCGTCACCCTGCGCCGGGCCAACCTGCGCTTCCCCTTCCCCGAGCGCTTCGCCGCCCGCCTCGAGGGCCGGACCGTCACGGGCCTCGCGCGCCGGGCGAAGTACCTCACCGCCGCGCTCGATTCCGGCGAGACGCTGGTCATGCATCTCGGCATGAGCGGCCGCTTCGACGTGGCCCTGCCCGACGGCAGCAACCTGTCGCCGGGGGATTTCTACCTCGAGGGCGCCCAGGGCACGCCCAAGCACGACCACGTGGTGATGGCGATGAGCACCGGCGCCACGGTGACCTACAACGACGCCCGCCGCTTCGGCTTCATGGATCTGGTCCCGAGCGCGGAGCTCGCGGCCTGCCGCCACTTCGCCCGGATGGGCGTGGAACCCCTCGACGGACTGACCGGGGCGGTGATCGCGCGGCTCTTCCGGCACAAGATCGCGCCGCTGAAGGCCGCCCTGCTCGACCAGCGCCTGATCGCGGGCCTCGGCAACATCTACGTGTGCGAGGCGCTGCACCGGGCGCGCCTGCATCCGGAGGCCCCGGCCGGGAGCCTCGCCCGGCCGGACGGGCGCCCGACGCCCGAGGCCAACGCCCTGGCCAAGGCGATCGTGCAGGTCCTCGAGGAGGCCGTGAAGGCCGGCGGCTCGACCCTGCGCGACTACGCCCACACGGACGGCAGCGCGGGCGCCTTCCAGCACGCCTTCCGGGTCTACGACCGGGTCGGCCTGCCCTGCAGCCGGCCGGGATGCGCCGGCGCGATCACCCGCATCGTGCAGGCCAACCGCTCGACCTTCTTCTGCGCCACCTGCCAGCCCCCGGGCTGA
- the mltG gene encoding endolytic transglycosylase MltG, with translation MFFRRSKTPAPETTAQDPTDEPALPQRLSPRSPGEAIKPTVAPPPPEKPERERSGLVGLISGALTFAVVIAIAAMIGITLFQRQVREPGPLAADKVVVIPTHSGTAEIAETLKREGVIDHTGLFEFAARFGGRPALRAGEYVFKAHASISDALDTIATGRQVQHAITFPEGLTSEQIVNRLNDNDVLAGEINEIPPEGSLLPDTYKFERGATRQQIVNLMKAKQREVLNQIWLRRSADVPVRTPAEMVTLASIVEKETGRADERPRVAGVFINRLNKRMKLQSDPTIVYGLVGGRGTLGRGILRSEIDRPTPYNTYVIEGLPPGPIANPGRAALEAVANPSRTKDLYFVADGTGGHAFADSLEAHQRNVARWRAVEKSRQAPPDAVDKVEPGPDPATPGRASAYAPGGAPAGNGINTNAAFALDTGTPGTRAFDASEGTRLDPLKNRTYDLGSPKTVPTLSEPAPAPRGRR, from the coding sequence ATGTTCTTCCGCCGCTCAAAGACGCCCGCGCCCGAGACCACCGCGCAGGATCCGACGGACGAGCCCGCCCTGCCGCAGCGGCTGTCGCCGCGCTCGCCCGGCGAGGCGATCAAGCCGACGGTTGCGCCCCCGCCGCCGGAGAAGCCCGAGCGCGAGCGGAGCGGGCTCGTGGGCCTGATCAGCGGCGCCCTCACCTTCGCGGTCGTCATCGCCATCGCGGCGATGATCGGGATCACGCTGTTCCAGCGGCAGGTGCGCGAGCCGGGACCGCTCGCGGCCGACAAGGTCGTGGTCATCCCGACCCACAGCGGAACGGCCGAGATCGCCGAGACCCTCAAGCGCGAGGGCGTGATCGACCATACCGGCCTGTTCGAGTTCGCCGCCCGCTTCGGCGGCCGGCCGGCGCTGCGGGCCGGCGAGTACGTCTTCAAGGCGCACGCGAGCATCTCCGACGCGCTCGACACGATCGCCACGGGCCGGCAGGTCCAGCACGCCATCACCTTCCCGGAGGGCCTGACCTCCGAGCAGATCGTCAACCGCCTCAACGACAACGACGTGCTCGCCGGCGAGATCAACGAGATTCCCCCGGAGGGCTCGCTCCTGCCGGACACCTACAAGTTCGAGCGCGGCGCCACCCGGCAGCAGATCGTCAACCTGATGAAGGCCAAGCAGCGCGAGGTCCTGAACCAGATCTGGCTGCGGCGCAGCGCCGACGTGCCGGTGCGGACCCCGGCCGAGATGGTCACCCTCGCCTCCATCGTCGAGAAGGAGACCGGCCGCGCCGACGAGCGGCCCCGGGTGGCCGGCGTCTTCATCAACCGCCTCAACAAGCGGATGAAGCTGCAATCCGATCCCACGATCGTCTACGGGCTCGTGGGCGGGCGCGGCACCCTCGGCCGCGGCATCCTGCGCTCCGAGATCGACCGGCCGACCCCCTACAACACCTACGTGATCGAGGGCCTGCCGCCGGGCCCGATCGCCAATCCCGGCCGCGCCGCCCTGGAGGCGGTGGCCAACCCGTCCCGGACCAAGGATCTGTACTTCGTGGCGGACGGCACCGGCGGCCACGCCTTCGCCGATTCCCTCGAGGCGCACCAGCGCAACGTCGCCCGCTGGCGGGCGGTGGAGAAGAGCCGGCAGGCGCCGCCGGACGCCGTCGACAAGGTCGAGCCGGGCCCCGATCCGGCGACGCCCGGCCGCGCCTCGGCCTACGCGCCGGGCGGCGCCCCCGCGGGCAACGGGATCAACACCAACGCGGCCTTCGCCCTGGATACCGGCACGCCGGGCACGCGCGCCTTCGACGCCTCCGAGGGCACGCGCCTCGATCCGCTCAAGAACCGCACCTACGACCTGGGCTCGCCCAAGACGGTCCCGACCCTGAGCGAGCCGGCGCCGGCGCCCCGGGGTCGCCGCTAG
- a CDS encoding PAS domain-containing protein, translating into MPRSVLGWAALKPFGMSALGVGIWEDAPHEGWVRGDATMARIFGLSEAEAAEGISWEQLSAIFHPEDLARDQSERRRVREEGGLFAWEHRIVPAPGLVRWVLARGRFERRPDGHVYGRGIVIDITDSRIDGPLEPPAGFLGAPAEQGTAVERMADYAMRLWEMVGDLGPDEAARVQPLLEALLYELGRQIAASLSGSPPDVARRPRNPKAH; encoded by the coding sequence ATGCCGCGATCAGTATTGGGGTGGGCCGCGCTCAAGCCGTTCGGGATGTCCGCGCTGGGCGTCGGCATCTGGGAGGATGCGCCGCACGAGGGCTGGGTGCGCGGCGATGCGACGATGGCGCGGATCTTCGGCCTGAGCGAGGCCGAGGCGGCGGAGGGGATCTCCTGGGAGCAGCTCTCCGCGATCTTCCACCCCGAGGATCTCGCCCGGGATCAGAGCGAGCGCCGCCGCGTGCGCGAGGAAGGCGGCCTCTTCGCCTGGGAGCACCGCATCGTGCCCGCCCCGGGGCTCGTGCGCTGGGTCCTGGCGCGCGGCCGGTTCGAGCGGCGCCCGGACGGGCACGTCTACGGCCGCGGCATCGTGATCGACATCACCGACAGCCGGATCGACGGCCCGCTCGAGCCGCCGGCCGGCTTTCTCGGCGCCCCGGCCGAGCAGGGTACCGCGGTCGAGCGGATGGCGGATTACGCGATGCGCCTGTGGGAGATGGTCGGCGATCTCGGGCCCGACGAGGCGGCTCGGGTTCAGCCGCTGCTCGAGGCCCTGCTGTATGAGCTGGGACGCCAGATCGCGGCCTCCCTGTCGGGCAGCCCTCCGGACGTGGCGCGGCGTCCTCGGAATCCGAAGGCGCACTGA
- a CDS encoding YicC/YloC family endoribonuclease produces the protein MTGFARTAGSAGPVHWAWEVRSVNGRGLDVRTRVPAGYDGLGETARTALQKTLTRGQCQLTLTLTKPETTARVRINETLLASLAQAVARVPVPEGVAPATMDGLLGVRGVIEVEDEAADTDTLARDLAAGVVQLVADLVEARRAEGRQLEQVVTGQVERIAALTQAAEENPARQPEAVRARLEAAVAALGGSGLDPDRLHQEAMLLAGKADVREELDRLRAHVASARDLLAAGGAIGRRLDFLAQEFGREANTLCAKANDISLSRIGLDLKAVVEQFREQVQNIE, from the coding sequence ATGACCGGTTTCGCCCGGACGGCGGGCAGTGCCGGACCGGTGCACTGGGCCTGGGAGGTCCGCAGCGTCAACGGGCGCGGCCTCGACGTGCGCACCCGCGTGCCGGCCGGCTACGACGGGCTCGGCGAGACCGCCCGCACCGCCCTGCAGAAGACCCTGACCCGCGGACAGTGCCAGCTGACGCTGACCCTCACCAAGCCGGAGACGACCGCGCGGGTGCGGATCAACGAGACGCTCCTGGCGAGCCTCGCCCAGGCGGTGGCCCGGGTGCCGGTCCCCGAGGGCGTGGCCCCCGCCACGATGGACGGGCTGCTCGGCGTGCGCGGCGTGATCGAGGTCGAGGACGAGGCGGCCGACACCGACACCCTCGCCCGGGATCTGGCCGCGGGCGTGGTCCAGCTGGTCGCGGATCTCGTCGAGGCCCGCCGCGCCGAGGGGCGCCAGCTCGAGCAGGTCGTCACCGGCCAGGTCGAGCGGATCGCCGCGCTGACCCAGGCGGCCGAGGAGAATCCGGCCCGCCAGCCCGAGGCCGTGCGGGCGCGCCTGGAGGCGGCCGTCGCGGCCCTCGGCGGCAGCGGCCTCGACCCGGACCGCCTGCACCAGGAGGCGATGCTGCTCGCCGGCAAGGCGGATGTCCGCGAGGAGCTGGACCGGCTCCGCGCCCACGTGGCGAGCGCCCGGGACCTGCTGGCGGCCGGCGGGGCGATCGGCCGGCGGCTGGACTTCCTGGCCCAGGAATTCGGCCGCGAGGCCAACACCCTGTGCGCCAAGGCCAACGATATCAGCCTGTCGCGGATCGGACTCGACCTGAAGGCCGTGGTCGAGCAGTTCCGCGAGCAGGTGCAGAACATCGAGTGA
- the gmk gene encoding guanylate kinase produces the protein MTEAAGNVSDSIARRGLILILSSPSGAGKTTLTRAIAQDPSWALDLSISVTTRGRRPSEIDGRHYHFIDREAFDDLRNRDDLLEWAEVHGNFYGTPRRPVEKVLGSGRDMIFDIDYQGTRQVRSKLAQDVVTVFILPPSMAELRQRLERRAEDSAETIEKRLANARTEIQRWVEYDYVIVNDDLQNAFRALQGILAAERLRRARRTGLAPFVEGLLAETP, from the coding sequence ATGACCGAGGCGGCCGGGAACGTCTCCGACTCGATCGCGCGGCGCGGGTTGATCCTGATCCTCTCCTCGCCCTCCGGGGCGGGGAAGACCACCCTGACGCGGGCGATCGCGCAGGATCCGAGCTGGGCGCTCGACCTGTCGATCTCGGTGACCACGCGGGGGCGGCGGCCCTCGGAGATCGACGGGCGGCACTACCACTTCATTGATCGCGAGGCGTTCGACGACCTGCGCAACCGCGACGACCTGCTCGAATGGGCCGAGGTCCACGGCAACTTCTACGGCACGCCCCGGCGGCCGGTGGAGAAGGTGCTCGGCTCCGGCCGGGACATGATCTTCGACATCGACTACCAGGGCACGCGGCAGGTTCGCTCCAAGCTCGCCCAGGACGTGGTGACGGTCTTCATCCTGCCGCCCAGCATGGCCGAGCTGCGCCAGCGCCTGGAGCGCCGGGCGGAGGATTCCGCCGAGACGATCGAGAAGCGTCTCGCCAACGCCCGGACGGAGATCCAGCGCTGGGTCGAGTACGACTACGTCATCGTCAACGACGACCTGCAGAACGCCTTCCGGGCCCTCCAGGGGATCCTGGCGGCCGAGCGTCTCCGGCGGGCGCGCCGCACCGGACTCGCCCCCTTCGTCGAGGGCCTGCTGGCCGAGACGCCGTGA
- a CDS encoding DMT family transporter has product MLAFALSALLAVLAGAGLVLQQILNANLRAGLDSASWAGVSSYAVGLACMALLAAALRDPVPTAGAAERIPWWTWSGGLFGAVFIGLAILLVPKLGAATFFALLVTGQMLASVLFDHAGLLGLAQRPVDLPRLLGIALLIGGVVLIRR; this is encoded by the coding sequence ATGCTCGCCTTCGCGCTCTCCGCCCTGCTCGCCGTGCTGGCGGGCGCCGGCCTCGTCCTGCAGCAGATCCTGAACGCGAATCTGCGCGCGGGCCTCGACTCGGCGTCCTGGGCGGGCGTCTCCAGCTACGCGGTCGGTCTCGCCTGCATGGCGCTCCTCGCCGCCGCCCTGCGCGACCCGGTGCCGACCGCCGGCGCGGCGGAGCGGATCCCGTGGTGGACCTGGAGCGGCGGCCTGTTCGGCGCGGTGTTCATCGGCCTCGCGATCCTGCTCGTCCCGAAGCTCGGCGCCGCGACCTTCTTCGCCCTCCTGGTCACGGGCCAGATGCTCGCCTCGGTGCTGTTCGACCACGCCGGCCTGCTCGGCCTCGCGCAGCGGCCCGTCGACCTGCCGCGCCTCCTCGGGATCGCGCTCCTGATCGGCGGCGTCGTGCTGATCCGTCGCTAG
- a CDS encoding biliverdin-producing heme oxygenase, whose amino-acid sequence MRSRDGLHARLRAATDPAHRALEVSLDWQARVATLDGYRDLLGRLYGFHAVWEAAIGSGLADEPFLAPRRRLALLAADLDHLGLRPDAVAALPRPAAPALHGPAAATGALYVLEGSTLGGQLIGRHIAGLHGFSGAGLAYYRAHGPAAGAMWAAFRARLDAFGDDPAAEAALTGAAVSTFAAMRAWLCPVPDLPAAA is encoded by the coding sequence GTGAGGTCCCGCGACGGCCTGCACGCGCGGCTGCGCGCCGCGACCGATCCGGCCCACCGGGCGCTGGAGGTGTCCCTCGACTGGCAGGCGCGGGTGGCGACGCTCGACGGCTACCGGGACCTGCTGGGGCGCCTCTACGGCTTCCACGCGGTCTGGGAGGCGGCCATCGGATCGGGACTCGCCGACGAGCCGTTCCTGGCGCCGCGGCGCCGTCTCGCGCTCCTCGCGGCCGATCTCGACCATCTCGGCCTCCGTCCGGACGCGGTCGCGGCGCTCCCGCGGCCGGCCGCTCCAGCTCTCCACGGGCCGGCCGCCGCCACGGGCGCGCTCTACGTGCTGGAGGGATCGACCCTCGGCGGGCAGCTGATCGGCCGGCACATCGCCGGCCTGCACGGATTCTCCGGCGCGGGGCTCGCCTATTACCGGGCGCACGGGCCCGCCGCGGGGGCGATGTGGGCCGCCTTCCGCGCGCGCCTGGACGCGTTCGGCGACGACCCGGCCGCGGAGGCCGCGCTCACCGGCGCGGCCGTGTCGACCTTCGCGGCGATGCGCGCGTGGCTCTGCCCGGTCCCGGACCTGCCGGCCGCTGCCTGA
- a CDS encoding histidine kinase dimerization/phosphoacceptor domain -containing protein — MPPSQIPDTDVDLDAIAPEALDRLDQGVIGLDPAGTVVAFSEGASAISGLSREAVLGRDYFRDVMPGTNVPSFRGRFLAGARRGALDETFDYVFGRLPQPLRARIHMRHGQIGGLRPVTWLTIDPVESLGADLSREAVLAAIGQRVRAEPVDASICEREPIHIPGSIQPNAVMLAADAGTLLVAAYSANVGEIIDPIEPPLAGRPLADVLPAEFVAAIRARLASGTLDDGASMRRTLTIPDRGAAYHAVAHAHAGRVIVELELEPDSADDFATASQVDTELAVGRLREAGTLAEAARIAALEIRALTGFEAVLVYRFDVDWNGEAVAEDKVPGWSRSLLGLRFPASDIPAQARALYTKAKSRFVIDRDSVPVGLVAAPGAGNGPIDLTFAQHRTLSPIHLEYQRNLGVNGSMSISIMVEGRLWGLMIGHHRRPHYVTPETRAAATVLTDAFAMRVEEIESRRLWAERQAHLDVEGRLVRGLTRSDDFVAALTAGTTTLLDLFSATGAGIVSGERVTLIGRTPPAEMVAAIAGWLRARVPEGEVVYSSDSFSADYPETGPHREIASGLLSAFVDDSRENLLVWFRPEVPSTVTWGGDPRKPVLAGSGPVAVLPRRSFERWVEERTGFAAPFAEWQVQLAGSLAEAVEGVVLRQRRKIDELTGLLAEKERLLEQKDLLTREIDHRVKNSLQIVSAFLQMQRRQIADGEARQAFADTSARVMSVARVHDSLYQADRFDEVDLGQTIESLCNDLAGLAGDGHAVDMSAEPGLMVPYRKAVALSLIATELVTNAFKYAANPAGGGRVEVSVSASGPGEVQLRVCDDGAGLPDDWADAKARSKGSGLGMKLIRAMLDQINAKLTVANNPGACFTITA, encoded by the coding sequence ATGCCGCCCAGTCAGATCCCCGATACGGACGTCGATCTCGACGCCATCGCGCCGGAGGCGCTCGACCGCCTGGACCAGGGGGTGATCGGCCTCGACCCGGCCGGCACCGTCGTGGCCTTCAGCGAGGGCGCGAGCGCGATCTCCGGGCTGTCGCGCGAGGCCGTCCTCGGGCGCGACTATTTCCGCGACGTGATGCCCGGCACGAACGTGCCGAGCTTCCGCGGCCGGTTCCTGGCGGGCGCGCGCCGCGGTGCCCTCGACGAGACCTTCGACTACGTCTTCGGCCGGCTGCCGCAGCCGCTCCGGGCCCGGATCCACATGCGTCACGGCCAGATCGGCGGCCTGCGCCCCGTGACGTGGCTGACCATCGATCCCGTCGAGAGCCTCGGGGCCGACCTGTCGCGCGAGGCGGTCCTGGCGGCGATCGGCCAGCGGGTGCGCGCCGAGCCCGTGGATGCCAGCATCTGCGAGCGCGAGCCGATCCACATTCCGGGCTCGATCCAGCCCAACGCCGTGATGCTCGCGGCCGATGCCGGAACTCTCCTGGTCGCGGCCTACTCGGCCAATGTCGGCGAGATCATCGACCCGATCGAGCCGCCACTGGCGGGCCGGCCCCTGGCGGACGTGCTGCCGGCGGAGTTCGTCGCGGCGATCCGCGCCCGGCTCGCGAGCGGGACCCTCGACGACGGCGCCTCCATGCGCCGGACCCTGACCATCCCGGACCGCGGCGCCGCCTACCACGCCGTCGCCCACGCCCATGCCGGCCGCGTCATCGTCGAGCTCGAGCTGGAGCCGGATTCGGCCGACGATTTCGCCACGGCGAGCCAAGTCGACACCGAACTCGCCGTGGGGCGCCTGCGCGAGGCCGGAACCCTAGCGGAGGCCGCCCGGATCGCGGCCCTCGAGATCCGCGCCCTCACCGGGTTCGAGGCGGTGCTGGTCTACCGCTTCGACGTGGACTGGAACGGCGAGGCCGTGGCGGAGGACAAGGTGCCCGGCTGGTCACGCAGCCTGCTGGGCCTGCGCTTTCCCGCCTCCGACATTCCCGCCCAGGCCCGGGCCCTCTACACCAAGGCCAAGAGCCGCTTCGTCATCGACCGCGACAGCGTCCCGGTCGGGCTGGTCGCGGCGCCCGGGGCCGGAAACGGCCCGATCGACCTGACCTTCGCCCAGCACCGCACGCTCTCGCCGATCCACCTGGAGTACCAGCGCAACCTCGGCGTGAACGGCTCGATGTCGATCTCGATCATGGTCGAGGGACGGCTCTGGGGCCTGATGATCGGTCACCATCGCCGCCCGCACTACGTCACGCCGGAGACGCGCGCGGCCGCCACGGTGCTCACCGACGCCTTCGCCATGCGGGTGGAGGAAATCGAGTCGCGCCGGCTCTGGGCCGAGCGGCAGGCGCATCTCGACGTCGAGGGACGCCTCGTGCGCGGCCTGACCCGATCCGACGACTTCGTCGCCGCCCTGACCGCCGGGACGACGACGCTGCTCGACCTGTTCAGCGCCACCGGCGCCGGCATCGTCTCCGGCGAGCGGGTCACGCTGATCGGACGGACGCCGCCGGCCGAGATGGTGGCGGCGATCGCGGGCTGGCTGCGGGCGCGCGTGCCGGAGGGCGAGGTCGTCTACAGCAGCGACAGCTTCAGCGCCGACTATCCGGAGACCGGCCCGCATCGCGAGATCGCCAGCGGCCTGCTCTCGGCCTTCGTGGACGACTCGCGCGAGAACCTGCTGGTGTGGTTCCGGCCTGAGGTGCCCAGCACGGTCACGTGGGGCGGCGACCCGCGCAAGCCCGTCCTCGCCGGAAGCGGTCCCGTGGCGGTGCTGCCCCGCCGCTCGTTCGAGCGCTGGGTCGAGGAGCGCACCGGCTTCGCCGCGCCCTTCGCGGAATGGCAGGTCCAGCTCGCCGGCTCCCTGGCCGAGGCGGTCGAGGGCGTCGTGTTGCGCCAGCGGCGCAAGATCGACGAACTCACCGGCCTGCTCGCCGAGAAGGAGCGCCTGCTCGAGCAGAAGGATCTCCTCACGCGGGAGATCGACCACCGGGTCAAGAACTCCCTGCAGATCGTCTCGGCCTTCCTGCAGATGCAGCGGCGCCAGATCGCCGACGGCGAGGCCCGGCAGGCCTTCGCCGACACCTCCGCGCGGGTGATGAGCGTCGCGCGGGTGCACGACAGCCTGTACCAGGCGGATCGGTTCGACGAGGTCGATCTCGGCCAGACCATCGAGAGCCTGTGCAACGACCTCGCGGGGCTGGCCGGCGACGGGCACGCGGTCGACATGTCGGCGGAGCCCGGCCTGATGGTGCCCTACCGCAAGGCGGTGGCGCTCTCGCTGATCGCCACGGAACTCGTCACCAACGCCTTCAAGTACGCGGCGAACCCGGCCGGCGGCGGCCGTGTCGAGGTCAGCGTCTCGGCCTCCGGCCCCGGCGAGGTCCAGCTGCGCGTCTGCGACGACGGGGCCGGCCTGCCCGACGACTGGGCCGACGCCAAGGCGCGGAGCAAGGGCTCGGGCCTCGGCATGAAACTGATCCGGGCGATGCTCGACCAGATCAACGCCAAGCTCACCGTCGCCAACAATCCCGGCGCCTGCTTCACGATCACCGCGTGA
- a CDS encoding dihydrolipoyl dehydrogenase, protein MRELDYDVAVIGAGTAGIAAHRAATAAGARSVLIERGPGGTTCARVGCMPSKLLIAAGAAAHAARTADLFGIRVPEVAVDGPAVLRRLRAERDRFVGSVLDGLDDLPEGERLDGTARFEDDRTLLVDDATRIRFRAAVIATGSSPIVPGPLRGLGAFVLTTDTLFEIPDLPASLAVLGAGAVGIEIAQAMARLGVAVTVIDAGDTVAGLTEPDLAGQAAAIFGAELDLHLGAELRKAVPEGDGVCLHWTDRAGRERTTRAARVLAAAGRSPNLEALRLEATGLCLEPEGLPAFDRRSLVCAGAPILIAGDVDGWRPVLHEASRQGGIAGANAAALAAGRPVATPEPWTRLAMVFTHPQAAVIGAPYDPEDDRRIVGALDFSDQGRARVEGVNRGGMRIWADRSGRLLGGEMLGPAVEHLAHLLTFAVADEKTAQAVHGRPVYHPTVEEGLTSIMSKMIQRS, encoded by the coding sequence ATGCGCGAGCTCGACTACGACGTGGCGGTGATTGGTGCCGGGACCGCCGGCATCGCGGCCCATCGCGCCGCGACGGCGGCTGGGGCGCGTTCGGTGCTGATCGAGCGCGGACCCGGCGGGACGACCTGCGCGCGGGTCGGCTGCATGCCCTCGAAGCTCCTGATCGCCGCGGGCGCTGCCGCCCACGCGGCGCGCACCGCGGACCTGTTCGGCATCCGGGTTCCGGAGGTCGCGGTGGACGGGCCCGCCGTGCTGCGGCGCCTCCGCGCGGAGCGCGACCGGTTCGTCGGCAGTGTCCTCGACGGCCTCGACGATCTCCCCGAGGGCGAGCGCCTCGACGGCACGGCCCGGTTCGAGGACGACCGTACCCTCCTGGTCGACGACGCGACCCGGATCCGCTTCCGGGCGGCGGTCATCGCCACGGGATCGAGCCCGATCGTCCCCGGGCCTCTGCGCGGCCTCGGCGCGTTCGTCCTCACCACCGACACCCTCTTCGAGATCCCCGACCTCCCGGCTTCGCTGGCGGTCCTCGGTGCCGGAGCCGTCGGAATCGAGATCGCGCAGGCGATGGCGCGGCTCGGCGTCGCCGTCACGGTGATCGACGCGGGCGACACCGTCGCCGGCCTGACGGAGCCCGACCTCGCCGGGCAGGCCGCCGCGATCTTCGGCGCGGAGCTGGATCTCCACCTCGGCGCCGAGCTTCGGAAGGCCGTTCCGGAAGGCGACGGCGTGTGTCTCCACTGGACCGACCGCGCCGGCCGCGAGCGGACCACGCGGGCGGCGCGGGTGCTGGCCGCCGCCGGCCGTTCTCCCAATCTGGAGGCCCTCCGGCTCGAGGCGACCGGTCTATGCCTCGAGCCCGAGGGCCTGCCGGCTTTCGACCGGCGCAGCCTCGTCTGCGCGGGGGCACCGATCCTGATCGCGGGCGACGTCGACGGCTGGAGGCCGGTGCTGCACGAGGCGAGCCGCCAGGGTGGGATCGCGGGTGCCAACGCGGCAGCCCTCGCGGCGGGCCGCCCGGTCGCGACCCCGGAGCCGTGGACGCGCCTCGCGATGGTCTTCACCCATCCCCAGGCGGCGGTGATCGGCGCGCCCTACGACCCGGAGGACGATCGACGGATTGTCGGCGCCCTGGATTTCTCGGATCAGGGGCGCGCCCGCGTGGAGGGGGTGAACCGCGGCGGCATGCGGATCTGGGCCGATCGGTCCGGGCGACTGCTCGGCGGCGAGATGCTCGGGCCGGCGGTGGAACACCTTGCGCACCTGCTCACCTTCGCCGTCGCCGACGAGAAAACGGCCCAGGCCGTGCATGGCCGGCCGGTATATCATCCTACGGTTGAAGAAGGGCTTACTAGTATTATGTCTAAGATGATACAGAGAAGCTGA
- the truB gene encoding tRNA pseudouridine(55) synthase TruB: protein MEDLPPAERQAPLPSAERRGPEGRRPQRGPRPDRPKRRDVSGWVILDKHVGMTSTHAVAVVKRAFNAKKAGHAGTLDPLASGILPIALGEATKTVPFVMDGRKAYRFTVQWGIETDTDDAEGRPVATSDARPDRAAVEAALPTFVGAIEQVPPRYSAIKIQGERAYDLAREGETVELVARPVQIDRLAVVEHDGERTVIEAECGKGTYVRALARDLGRMLGCYGHVAALRRTRVGPFSEAEACAVSALTDGSPEAALAYLRPVETALDSIPEVAVSRDLGLRLMRGQPVILRGRDAPVEGKAFATCAGILVAVGDVERGELIPHRVFHLGGTAPGRSA from the coding sequence ATGGAAGATTTGCCGCCGGCCGAGCGCCAGGCTCCCCTGCCGAGCGCTGAGCGCCGCGGGCCGGAGGGGCGCCGTCCTCAGCGCGGGCCGCGTCCCGACCGGCCGAAGCGCCGGGACGTCTCGGGCTGGGTGATCCTCGACAAGCATGTCGGCATGACTTCGACGCACGCGGTCGCGGTGGTGAAGCGCGCCTTCAACGCCAAGAAGGCCGGCCATGCCGGCACCCTCGACCCGCTGGCCTCCGGCATCCTGCCGATCGCCCTCGGCGAGGCGACCAAGACCGTCCCGTTCGTGATGGACGGCCGCAAGGCCTACCGGTTCACCGTCCAGTGGGGCATCGAGACCGACACCGACGATGCCGAGGGGCGCCCCGTCGCGACGAGCGATGCCCGCCCGGACCGGGCGGCGGTCGAGGCGGCGCTGCCGACCTTCGTGGGGGCGATCGAGCAGGTCCCGCCGCGCTACTCCGCCATCAAGATCCAGGGCGAGCGTGCCTACGACCTCGCCCGCGAAGGCGAGACCGTGGAGCTGGTCGCCCGGCCAGTGCAGATCGACCGGCTCGCGGTGGTCGAGCACGACGGCGAGCGCACGGTGATCGAGGCCGAGTGCGGCAAGGGCACCTACGTGCGGGCGCTGGCCCGCGACCTCGGGCGGATGCTCGGCTGCTACGGCCACGTGGCCGCCCTGCGCCGGACCCGCGTCGGGCCCTTCTCGGAGGCCGAGGCCTGCGCGGTCTCGGCCCTGACCGACGGCAGCCCCGAGGCCGCCCTCGCCTACCTGCGCCCCGTGGAGACGGCCCTCGACTCCATCCCTGAGGTCGCGGTGTCGCGCGATCTGGGCCTGCGCCTGATGCGGGGGCAGCCGGTCATCCTGCGGGGCCGCGACGCCCCCGTCGAGGGCAAGGCCTTCGCGACCTGCGCCGGCATCCTGGTCGCCGTGGGCGACGTGGAGCGCGGCGAGCTGATCCCGCACCGGGTCTTCCACCTCGGCGGGACGGCCCCCGGCCGCAGCGCCTGA